The Amycolatopsis sp. 195334CR genome includes a window with the following:
- a CDS encoding cation acetate symporter has translation MNVLAVLVVAAIVAVTLGLTSYAARRNKSTDDHYIAGGRVSGWQNGLALAGDQLSAASFLGITGAVALTGFNGFYLALGIPIAYLLVLLVIAEPLRNLGRFTLADAVAARFDGRLLRAVLAVASLILSTVYMVIQFVGAGVLAQLLLGVEFPLAVVVIGLLMTLYTMLGGMVGTTYIQVFKAILLIVTVLGLLVLIAARTGGNPLGAMIEARANHGDDIILPSHDSTATGLNNISMSLGMALGIMGLPHVMVRFLTVRDAKAARNSAQVAMWIFALFFLALPVFGYAALNEVGRDRIIADNKAGNLAAPRLAEMVGGNLMFAIVVGVVMATILAVLAGLAIASSGAVAHDLYSTVLKRGQATPRQQLLVGRLAGLAVSVVAIVLALGARTMNVAFLGNVAFAIAASTTMPVLLLTIYWRGFNRVGATCGLLGGLVVSVGLVLVGPDVMGADHLFPLSIPALVSVPAGFLAAWLGSLAGRGNAAARGTPYDELAARAFPGRRRTEVTA, from the coding sequence ATGAACGTGCTCGCGGTGCTGGTGGTCGCCGCGATCGTCGCGGTCACCCTCGGCCTGACCAGTTACGCGGCGCGGCGCAACAAGAGCACCGACGACCACTACATCGCCGGCGGCCGGGTCAGCGGCTGGCAGAACGGCCTGGCGCTGGCCGGTGACCAGCTCTCCGCGGCGTCGTTCCTCGGCATCACCGGCGCCGTCGCGCTGACCGGGTTCAACGGTTTCTACCTCGCGCTCGGCATCCCGATCGCCTACCTGCTGGTACTGCTGGTGATCGCCGAACCGCTGCGCAACCTGGGCCGGTTCACCCTGGCCGACGCGGTCGCCGCGCGGTTCGACGGGCGCCTGCTGCGCGCGGTGCTCGCGGTGGCGTCGCTGATCCTGAGCACCGTCTACATGGTGATCCAGTTCGTCGGCGCCGGGGTGCTCGCGCAACTGCTGCTCGGCGTGGAGTTCCCGCTCGCGGTGGTGGTGATCGGGCTGCTGATGACGCTCTACACCATGCTCGGCGGCATGGTCGGCACCACCTACATCCAGGTGTTCAAGGCGATCCTGCTGATCGTCACCGTGCTCGGCCTGCTGGTGCTGATCGCCGCGCGCACCGGCGGGAACCCGCTCGGCGCGATGATCGAGGCCCGCGCGAACCACGGCGACGACATCATCCTGCCGTCGCACGACAGCACCGCGACCGGGCTGAACAACATTTCCATGAGCCTCGGCATGGCGTTGGGCATCATGGGCCTGCCGCACGTGATGGTGCGATTCCTGACCGTGCGCGACGCGAAGGCCGCCCGCAATTCCGCGCAGGTGGCGATGTGGATATTCGCGTTGTTCTTCCTGGCCCTGCCGGTGTTCGGTTATGCCGCGCTGAACGAGGTCGGCCGGGACCGCATCATCGCCGACAACAAGGCGGGCAATCTCGCCGCGCCGAGGCTGGCGGAAATGGTCGGCGGGAATCTGATGTTCGCCATCGTGGTGGGCGTGGTGATGGCGACCATTCTCGCCGTGCTCGCCGGGCTGGCCATCGCCTCTTCCGGCGCGGTCGCGCACGACCTCTACAGCACGGTGCTCAAACGCGGGCAGGCCACGCCTCGGCAGCAGTTGCTGGTCGGCAGGCTGGCCGGGCTCGCGGTGTCGGTGGTGGCCATCGTGCTCGCGCTGGGCGCCCGCACGATGAACGTGGCGTTCCTCGGCAACGTGGCGTTCGCGATCGCGGCGAGCACCACGATGCCCGTGCTGCTGCTGACGATCTACTGGCGCGGGTTCAACCGCGTCGGCGCCACCTGCGGGCTGCTCGGCGGCCTGGTCGTCTCGGTCGGGCTGGTCCTGGTCGGGCCGGACGTGATGGGCGCGGACCACCTGTTCCCGTTGTCCATCCCGGCACTGGTCTCGGTGCCGGCCGGTTTCCTCGCCGCCTGGCTGGGAAGCCTCGCCGGACGCGGGAACGCGGCCGCGCGGGGCACGCCGTACGACGAACTCGCCGCGCGTGCGTTCCCCGGCCGCCGACGGACGGAGGTGACCGCATGA
- a CDS encoding thiamine pyrophosphate-requiring protein, protein MTHTTSRAFLEALREGGVEYVFANLGSDHPGIVEAYARARAEGRADTLPELIICPHESVAFSAAQGYAQVTGRAQAVLVHVDCGTQNIGGMLHNAAKGRVPVLVFAGASPFTQEGELLGSRNEFIQWIQDVHDQRGIVRGYTKYDNEIRTGHNVKTLVGRALQIAHSDPGGPVYLVGAREVMEAEVPRQDPPHTVPIAPAALAPQVVDRLAEALAHAENPIVVTSYLGRDPGAVPVLVDLCERLAMPVLESVPMRVNFPAGHPLHLGFQWNTTEPDPVLAEADVVLVLGSDVPWIPVSNRPREDARIFVVDVDPLKEQMPLWHVPAECFARADPRTALVQLVDRVPRRPDDGRLARVTAEHRRRTEEYAAMEVPDGDTITPEYLLACLRDAIDEDALVLTEAISSYQAVGRHLRRNRPGSLIGSGGGSLGWHGGAAIGAKLAEPDRLVVSVVGDGSYLFGVPSSAQWVARRYGTPTLTVVLDNRGWKSPKLSTLGVHPEGTAAERDDFNVSFEPEADLPGIATAAGGAWGRTVRQPDELKEALAEALAAVADGRSAVLSVHLPPVQLPSSQ, encoded by the coding sequence ATGACCCACACCACCAGCCGGGCCTTCCTGGAAGCCCTGCGCGAAGGGGGAGTGGAGTACGTCTTCGCGAACCTCGGCAGTGACCACCCCGGCATCGTCGAGGCCTACGCGCGGGCCAGGGCGGAAGGGCGGGCGGACACCCTGCCCGAACTGATCATCTGTCCACATGAGAGCGTCGCGTTCTCCGCCGCGCAGGGCTACGCGCAGGTCACCGGGCGGGCGCAGGCGGTGCTGGTGCACGTGGACTGCGGCACCCAGAACATCGGCGGCATGCTGCACAACGCGGCGAAGGGCCGGGTGCCGGTGCTCGTGTTCGCCGGGGCGTCGCCGTTCACCCAGGAGGGCGAGCTGCTCGGCAGCCGCAACGAGTTCATCCAGTGGATCCAGGACGTGCACGACCAGCGCGGCATCGTCCGCGGGTACACCAAGTACGACAACGAGATCCGCACCGGGCACAACGTCAAGACGCTGGTGGGCCGGGCGTTGCAGATCGCGCACAGCGATCCCGGCGGGCCGGTGTACCTGGTCGGCGCGCGTGAGGTGATGGAGGCCGAGGTGCCGCGCCAAGACCCGCCGCACACCGTGCCGATCGCACCCGCCGCGCTGGCCCCGCAGGTCGTCGACCGGCTCGCGGAAGCGTTGGCGCACGCGGAAAACCCGATCGTGGTCACCTCCTACCTCGGCCGTGACCCCGGTGCCGTGCCGGTGCTGGTGGACCTGTGCGAGCGGCTGGCGATGCCGGTGCTCGAATCGGTGCCGATGCGGGTGAACTTCCCCGCCGGGCACCCGCTGCACCTCGGTTTCCAGTGGAACACCACCGAACCCGACCCGGTGCTCGCCGAAGCCGACGTGGTGCTCGTGCTCGGCAGTGACGTGCCGTGGATCCCGGTCAGCAACCGGCCGCGCGAGGATGCCCGCATCTTCGTGGTCGACGTCGACCCGCTCAAGGAGCAGATGCCGTTGTGGCACGTGCCCGCGGAATGCTTCGCCCGCGCCGATCCGCGCACGGCGCTGGTCCAGTTGGTGGACCGCGTTCCGCGTCGTCCCGACGACGGGCGCCTGGCGCGCGTCACCGCCGAGCACCGGCGTCGCACCGAGGAGTACGCGGCGATGGAAGTCCCGGACGGCGACACGATCACGCCCGAGTACCTGCTGGCGTGCCTGCGTGACGCCATCGACGAGGACGCGCTGGTGCTGACCGAGGCGATCTCCAGCTACCAGGCCGTCGGCAGGCACCTGCGCCGCAACCGGCCCGGTTCGCTGATCGGCTCGGGCGGCGGTTCGCTCGGCTGGCACGGGGGCGCGGCGATCGGCGCGAAACTGGCCGAACCGGACCGCCTGGTCGTCTCGGTCGTCGGCGACGGCAGTTACCTGTTCGGCGTGCCGTCGTCGGCGCAGTGGGTGGCGCGGCGGTACGGCACGCCGACGCTGACCGTGGTGCTGGACAACCGGGGCTGGAAGTCGCCGAAGCTGTCCACGCTCGGCGTGCACCCCGAGGGCACGGCGGCCGAGCGCGACGACTTCAACGTCAGCTTCGAACCGGAGGCCGACCTGCCCGGCATCGCCACCGCCGCCGGTGGCGCGTGGGGCCGCACGGTCCGGCAGCCGGACGAGCTGAAGGAGGCGCTGGCCGAGGCACTGGCGGCGGTGGCGGACGGCCGGTCGGCGGTGCTGAGCGTGCATCTGCCGCCGGTCCAGCTCCCGTCGTCCCAATGA
- a CDS encoding IclR family transcriptional regulator, with amino-acid sequence MSGESAPAPKSVLARGLSLLDAFTPGEPELSLGELAARSGLPKPTAHRLLGELVDWGALERTGHGGYRLAAKLFRLGQMVPRYRMLREAALPFLEGLQRSSRENVHLAVPDDLCTLFVEKLSGSESMVIRSRVGGRMPAHCTATGKVFLAWGGRDRFRRAVDAGLARLTPRTIVLPGLLHKDLERTRERGLGINLEEAEPGVTAVAAPVLGAHGEVVAAVSITGHTRRLDLDRCGTAVQAAAGAVSAALRRDTPPRPRAG; translated from the coding sequence ATGAGCGGTGAATCCGCACCGGCACCGAAGTCGGTGCTGGCGCGAGGCCTGTCCCTGCTCGACGCGTTCACCCCCGGCGAGCCGGAGCTGAGCCTGGGTGAGCTCGCCGCTCGCAGCGGCCTGCCCAAACCGACCGCGCACCGGCTGCTCGGCGAGCTGGTCGACTGGGGCGCGCTGGAGCGGACCGGGCACGGCGGCTACCGGCTCGCCGCGAAGTTGTTCCGCCTCGGCCAGATGGTGCCGCGCTACCGGATGCTGCGCGAGGCGGCGCTGCCGTTCCTCGAGGGACTCCAGCGGTCGAGCCGGGAGAACGTGCACCTCGCCGTGCCGGACGACCTGTGCACGCTGTTCGTGGAGAAGCTCAGCGGCAGCGAGTCGATGGTCATCCGGTCCAGGGTGGGCGGCCGGATGCCCGCGCACTGCACCGCCACCGGCAAGGTCTTCCTCGCCTGGGGCGGCCGCGACCGGTTCCGCCGCGCGGTCGACGCCGGGCTCGCGCGGCTGACCCCGCGCACCATCGTGCTGCCCGGCCTGCTGCACAAGGATCTGGAGCGCACCAGGGAACGCGGGCTCGGCATCAACCTGGAGGAGGCCGAGCCGGGGGTCACCGCGGTGGCCGCGCCGGTGCTCGGCGCGCACGGTGAGGTGGTGGCCGCGGTCTCGATCACCGGGCACACCCGGCGGCTCGACCTGGACCGGTGCGGAACCGCGGTCCAGGCCGCCGCGGGCGCGGTTTCGGCCGCGCTCAGAAGGGATACCCCGCCACGTCCCCGCGCAGGGTGA
- a CDS encoding benzaldehyde dehydrogenase — MALLDEAQWQGRVFTGDWESTGADAPVTEPATGAELGRHGLADPAAIARSAERAARAQRDWAARPFQERAAVLRRAGQLWEDHADELRDWLVREAGSIPGKADFELHVAAQECYEAATLPSCPLGELLPSEAPRTSMVRRVPAGVVGVIAPFNAPLILSIRSVAPALALGNAVVLKPDPRTAVCGGFALAAVFEAAGLPAGVLHVLPGDATAGAALVEDPHVRVISFTGSTAAGRAVGELAGRHLKRAHLELGGNSALLVLGDADLDQCLSAAAWGSFFHQGQICMTTGRHLVHESIYDEYVARLAEKADGLPVGNPATEQVALGPIIDGAQRDKIHHLVTSSVDSGARLAAGGTYQDLFYRPTVLADAGPRVPAYAQEVFGPVAPVTRFGSDDEAVALATDSEYGLSLGIVTPDVAKGLALADRIPTGIAHINDQTVNDEAHAPFGGVLASGTGSRFGGAAANIEAFTETRWVTLRGDVAGYPF, encoded by the coding sequence GTGGCACTACTCGACGAAGCACAGTGGCAAGGCCGGGTCTTCACCGGCGACTGGGAGTCCACCGGCGCCGACGCCCCGGTGACCGAACCGGCGACCGGCGCCGAACTCGGCAGGCACGGCCTCGCGGACCCGGCGGCCATCGCCCGGTCCGCCGAGCGGGCCGCCCGCGCGCAACGCGACTGGGCCGCCCGCCCCTTCCAGGAGCGCGCCGCCGTGCTGCGCCGCGCCGGGCAGCTCTGGGAGGACCACGCCGACGAGCTCCGCGACTGGCTCGTCCGCGAGGCGGGCAGCATCCCCGGCAAGGCCGACTTCGAACTCCACGTCGCGGCCCAGGAATGCTACGAAGCGGCGACCCTCCCCTCCTGCCCCCTCGGCGAACTACTCCCCAGCGAAGCACCGCGGACGAGCATGGTCCGCCGCGTCCCCGCGGGCGTCGTCGGCGTGATCGCCCCCTTCAACGCGCCGCTGATCCTGTCCATCCGCTCGGTCGCCCCCGCGCTGGCCCTCGGCAACGCCGTGGTGCTCAAACCCGACCCGCGCACCGCCGTCTGCGGTGGCTTCGCGCTCGCCGCGGTGTTCGAAGCGGCCGGGCTGCCCGCCGGCGTGCTGCACGTCCTGCCCGGTGACGCCACGGCCGGCGCGGCACTGGTCGAGGACCCGCACGTCCGCGTCATCTCGTTCACCGGCTCCACCGCCGCCGGCCGCGCGGTCGGCGAACTGGCCGGCCGCCACCTCAAGCGCGCCCACCTCGAACTCGGCGGCAACTCCGCGCTGCTGGTGCTCGGCGACGCCGACCTCGACCAGTGCCTCAGCGCCGCAGCCTGGGGCTCGTTCTTCCACCAGGGCCAGATCTGCATGACCACCGGCCGCCACCTGGTGCACGAGTCGATCTACGACGAGTACGTGGCGCGCCTGGCCGAGAAGGCCGACGGCCTCCCGGTCGGCAACCCGGCCACCGAGCAGGTCGCGCTCGGCCCGATCATCGACGGCGCCCAGCGCGACAAGATCCACCACCTGGTCACCTCCAGTGTGGACAGTGGCGCGCGGCTGGCCGCCGGTGGCACCTACCAGGACCTGTTCTACCGGCCGACGGTGCTCGCCGACGCCGGGCCGCGGGTGCCCGCCTACGCGCAGGAGGTGTTCGGCCCGGTCGCGCCGGTCACCCGGTTCGGCAGCGACGACGAGGCCGTCGCGCTCGCCACCGACAGCGAGTACGGGCTCTCCCTCGGCATCGTCACCCCGGACGTGGCGAAGGGACTGGCGCTGGCCGACCGCATCCCGACCGGCATCGCGCACATCAACGACCAGACGGTCAACGACGAGGCCCACGCCCCGTTCGGCGGCGTGCTCGCCTCCGGCACCGGCTCCCGCTTCGGCGGCGCGGCGGCGAACATCGAGGCGTTCACCGAAACCCGCTGGGTCACCCTGCGCGGGGACGTGGCGGGGTATCCCTTCTGA